A genomic region of Dickeya solani IPO 2222 contains the following coding sequences:
- a CDS encoding flagellar hook-length control protein FliK, whose protein sequence is MNLPAMTITTTTDASTTAPQGNSLFALLGKDQLPENFVQLLSQKLSTAQSAKKTVISDQESAELKDALAKGGIEANSDELNAILNALTKGTLTLADVQSGNSLDSLLAKAQKKVSAKDEKTADADALAMQALFAMIPAQTTAQTKAVTEGAASNSSLSDALGELKSGKTSNSVLGSLLGSAKAGDSSSQGNFTLNGSATTDSTAASSLTAAGTSAAAKNTGLQVEDQSKDNPLLTSRKEDSASNPIAASAPADASANSSLQTLSSLFASNATPTQPAAQHVTSQINAPLGTQQWNDALGQQVVMFNRNGQQTAELKLHPEELGSLHIMLKIEDNQAQIHLVSGNSQVRSALESALPHLRSAMAESGINLGQSSVGSDASSWQQSQQQAASNANGNSGNNASSYQQQFGQSEHTTAEVEPLAVPAQLQSMATGINGVDIFA, encoded by the coding sequence ATGAACTTGCCAGCAATGACGATCACCACTACGACTGATGCAAGCACAACTGCGCCTCAGGGGAATTCCTTATTTGCGCTGCTGGGCAAAGACCAGCTACCGGAAAATTTTGTTCAGTTGCTTTCGCAGAAACTGTCAACGGCACAGTCCGCCAAAAAGACCGTTATCAGTGATCAGGAAAGTGCCGAACTCAAAGATGCACTGGCAAAAGGCGGTATTGAAGCAAACAGTGACGAATTAAATGCCATTCTGAATGCCCTGACCAAAGGAACATTGACGCTGGCTGACGTGCAATCAGGCAATTCCCTTGACTCGCTGCTGGCCAAGGCCCAGAAGAAAGTCAGTGCAAAAGACGAAAAAACGGCTGATGCCGATGCGCTGGCTATGCAGGCGTTATTTGCCATGATTCCGGCACAAACTACGGCGCAGACAAAAGCGGTAACTGAAGGCGCGGCGTCCAACTCGTCTTTATCCGATGCATTGGGTGAGCTGAAAAGCGGCAAGACCAGCAACAGCGTTTTGGGCTCGTTACTGGGTTCGGCGAAAGCCGGCGACTCATCGTCACAAGGTAATTTTACCCTGAATGGATCCGCAACGACGGACAGCACGGCCGCGTCATCCTTGACTGCCGCGGGCACGTCTGCTGCGGCCAAAAACACCGGGTTGCAGGTAGAGGACCAATCCAAAGATAACCCTTTGCTGACATCCCGTAAGGAAGACAGCGCCAGTAATCCGATAGCCGCATCCGCGCCGGCCGATGCCAGCGCCAACTCGTCATTGCAAACGCTGTCGTCGCTGTTTGCCAGCAATGCCACGCCAACGCAACCCGCCGCCCAGCACGTAACCAGCCAAATCAACGCACCGCTGGGTACTCAGCAGTGGAATGATGCGCTGGGTCAGCAGGTCGTGATGTTTAACCGTAACGGGCAGCAGACCGCAGAACTGAAACTTCACCCGGAAGAATTGGGCTCACTGCATATCATGCTGAAAATCGAAGATAATCAGGCGCAAATTCACCTGGTTTCCGGTAATAGTCAGGTGCGATCCGCACTGGAGTCCGCACTCCCCCACCTGCGCAGCGCGATGGCCGAGAGCGGTATTAACCTGGGGCAGAGTAGCGTAGGGTCGGATGCCAGCAGTTGGCAGCAGTCGCAGCAGCAAGCGGCAAGCAACGCCAATGGTAACAGCGGCAACAACGCATCGTCTTATCAGCAGCAATTCGGCCAATCCGAGCATACCACCGCCGAAGTTGAACCGCTGGCAGTACCGGCACAGCTGCAGTCAATGGCAACAGGTATTAATGGCGTCGATATCTTTGCCTAA
- the fliJ gene encoding flagellar export protein FliJ, whose amino-acid sequence MRTQSTFVMLRDLAQKEVDTATTHLGQVQKAYLQAEQQLNALLGYHDDYRQRLNDSMSEGMANTSWQNYQQFILTLEKAIEQHQHQLLNWSSRLNQAMKAWQEKQQRLNAFSTLQQREQTKMLAHENRLEQKRMDEFAQRASMRKT is encoded by the coding sequence ATGAGGACTCAGTCTACCTTCGTCATGCTGCGTGATTTGGCCCAAAAAGAGGTCGATACTGCGACAACGCATCTGGGTCAGGTACAAAAAGCCTATTTGCAGGCTGAACAGCAACTTAACGCTTTATTAGGTTACCATGATGATTATCGCCAGCGGCTCAATGATTCAATGTCCGAAGGCATGGCCAATACCTCCTGGCAAAATTATCAGCAATTTATTTTGACTCTGGAAAAAGCGATTGAACAGCACCAGCATCAGTTATTAAATTGGTCTTCTCGTTTGAATCAGGCGATGAAAGCCTGGCAGGAAAAGCAGCAGCGACTGAATGCATTTAGTACCTTGCAACAGCGTGAACAGACTAAAATGCTGGCGCATGAAAATCGCCTGGAACAAAAGCGGATGGATGAGTTCGCCCAACGCGCATCAATGAGGAAAACATAA